One part of the Lemur catta isolate mLemCat1 chromosome 13, mLemCat1.pri, whole genome shotgun sequence genome encodes these proteins:
- the ZAR1L gene encoding LOW QUALITY PROTEIN: ZAR1-like protein (The sequence of the model RefSeq protein was modified relative to this genomic sequence to represent the inferred CDS: deleted 1 base in 1 codon), producing the protein MERFVRVPYGLYQGYGNTLSLGQPGLPGHKQPNWRQNMGPPTFLARPGLLVPANASDYCVDPYKRAQLKAILSQMNPSLSPRLCKANTREVGVQVSPRVDKSVQCSLGPRTLRRRSSWDCTGHREPLPAAGVYSSVVGRRGLIRLPEDGDNKEHQGPAQASRQQPPAPRSEDDRQEEPGQPDELEEEDAPHLQERKSRQVRGVAAANPLRKPNFQFLEPKYGYFHCKDCKTRWESAYVWCISGTNKVYFKQLCCKCQKSFNPYRVEAIQCQTCSKSRCSCPQKKRHIDLRRPHRQELCGRCKDKRFSCGHIHSFKYIV; encoded by the exons ATGGAGCGCTTTGTCCGCGTTCCCTATGGCTTGTACCAGGGGTATGGGAACACACTGTCTTTGGGTCAGCCTGGACTCCCAGGGCACAAACAGCCCAACTGGAGGCAAAATATGGGC CCCCCCACTTTCCTGGCTAGGCCAGGGCTGCTGGTGCCCGCGAATGCCTCTGACTACTGCGTGGACCCTTACAAGAGGGCGCAGCTTAAGGCCATTCTCTCCCAGATGAACCCCAGCCTGAGCCCGCGGCTGTGCAAGGCCAACACCAGGGAGGTGGGCGTGCAGGTGAGCCCGCGGGTGGACAAGTCCGTGCAGTGCTCGCTGGGGCCCCGCACCCTGCGCAGACGCTCCTCCTGGGACTGCACCGGCCACAGGGAGCCCCTGCCGGCCGCCGGGGTCTACTCCTCGGTCGTCGGCCGCAGGGGCTTGATCCGGCTGCCGGAAGATGGGGACAACAAGGAGCATcagggccctgcccaggccagcCGGCAGCAGCCACCAGCGCCAAGGTCAGAAGACGACAGGCAGGAGGAGCCGGGACAGCCTGATGAGCTGGAGGAGGAAGATGCCCCCCACCTTCAGGAAAGGAAGAGCAGACAGGTGCGTGGAGTCGCAGCCGCCAATCCGCTGCGGAAGCCCAACTTCCAG tttttggaaCCAAAATATGGCTATTTTCACTGTAAAGATTGTAAGACCAGGTGGGAGAGTGCTTATGTGTGGTGCATTTCTGGAACTAATAAG GTTTATTTCAAACAACTCTGTTGCAAATGCCAAAAGAGTTTTAACCCTTATCGAGTAGAAGCAATCCAATGTCAG ACCTGCTCAAAGTCTCGTTGCTCCTGTCCtcaaaagaaaagacacattGATCTAAGGAGGCCTCATCGACAGGAACTGTGTGGTCGCTGCAAAGACAAGAGATTCTCCTGTGGCCACATTCACAGCTTTAAATACATCGTGTGA